The following DNA comes from Aquila chrysaetos chrysaetos chromosome 9, bAquChr1.4, whole genome shotgun sequence.
ACAAACCCActaaaaatcatatttcatgTGTTGTACCATTGTTATACAGAAACATGCAACTATCACCACGCAAATCTTGTGCAAGAGCATCAATTTAGAGATGTGTGAACAAAGTGCTCTGTTTCATTATGTACAGCTTCATGCATAAGAAAGGTGGTCTTTTAGAGGTGAAAGCAAGTGATTTGGGGAGCCTAAGAGTAGAGATTTTAGGACATCAGTTTGAGACCCcttgtttttcagaatatgGACAGCTAGCCAGTGAAGCCTGAAaattcagataatttttaatgggccttttccccctccccaaccctAGAATTTAAGGCAATAGACATTTCAAGCTTATTAGCAAAATACTGGCTCATAAAGGGAGTTGAAGCTACTATCTATAGTCTGTAGCATGGACATGTCATAATCTCACCAAACATATTAACACTTAGTAAAATAAAGAACTTGATATCATGaatgaaaatcaaataattGCAAGAATTGAAGTTAGAAATCACAGTCTGGTTAGGGAGTCAAAAGGAGTGATATTGGTTggcatattttttaattatgctgtTTCATAACAAGGGAGCTTCTAAATCCTGCCCTTCTTCATTTAATATGATAATAAGAGAAATTGCAAGCACTAAGTATTAACGAGTATTTGTGAAGCAGCTTAAAGTCACTGTCTTCCAGGTGCCTCTCATTATTATCAGCAAATCCTGATGACACTTCACAGGCACAGCTATCTTACAATTTAGAGGTAATTTATAGCCTGTCTTTTGCAATATtgtaaaattagaaaacaacaGATTTGCAAATAACTCTATGATGCCACAAACTTATCCCATTAAAATCTACCctttcaaatactgttttattaatttccCACTTTTTCTTAAATGGTCAGTACTTCAGgggtgggggaaaagaaaattaggattgtttttaaatgtgtttctaaCCGAACTTCTAGAAGTagagatttcaaaagaaattttgaaatgtttggtATCAGCTTTAGACAGAGACCTTGTCAACAGTTCTGGCTATATCAATaaagccttttctgcctctttggAGGTGTCACTTAGCCCAACCATTCCTCTGTTAACCTAGTGTCATCTGAATTGTCTCTGAAGACTTGAGAGAAGGATGTTAGGAGAGGTTTCAATGGACCAATGCTAGCTCCACTTGGGTTGTAGTTAATATTTCTAGTGATGATGGGACTGTATCATTCCCCTATATCATTTGACAGGTGCAGTAAATCAGACACAGATCTCCCTGTCTGGATTATAGGTAAAATGAAAAGCTTAGAGCACAAGCTAAAAACTTTGCTATGGCTTACTCCTTTCATGCTGTTATTAGCAATAGTGATATCCCATCAGGAGTGAGCCTGCATTGTGTCAGCTCTTTGCTCTGCTGTATAACAACATTTGTAGATCCTAAGCCAACTGCAAGGACAACTTGTGTCCTCTCAGAGCCAAACTTCTAGCTCATGTTGGATGACCTTGACCTGGTTTGTGCACGTGGCACCAAAAAGGGCTCCTCACCATGTAAGTACTACCTTGAACATTAAAATGGGACTAACATGACACACAACTCTTGTTCTGCCTTTCAGTCAATGACTGTATGGCAACCCTTCAGCTGCAAGTTCCCCAAATCCCCTAAAATAACAATCACAGATGACTGATTGTCATCAGCAGTTGTATCCCACCCACAGTAACATTTGGGAGGGACAGTGCTGAGGTGGCAAAATTAAAACTCCCACTatcatgtttgttttgtaaCAAATTAGGACCAGAGGCACAAAGGGTGGCTTAAAGAAGCATATAAAAGCTCATATCACCTGCAGCCCTTCTATCCACTTCTCTTGTCTCAGTAGTGAACAAGGTAAGTGTGATTTCACTCATTCTTTCTACTACTATTAGCATTTACTTTAACAATGTTTTTGTCACAGACATGATTCCTGCAGGTGTTTTTACAGACTTATatcctttgtttccttccaaaaaTGTGTCTTTGTCCAGATGCAGCATCAAGAATCACTGCATTAGGACAGGAAGTAGATGTCCAAGCTGTAGAGATACTTGGGGTGACTTATAATTCATGAAGTCTGAATTAATACATATAGCCAATGAGCCTTTTCTCCAATTCCCGTTGGCTTCTTTTTCACTGGATCTCACAATTTATGAGTGTGTCCTTGCCAGTCCAAGTTGCTACAGACAGATCTGCCTGTCTAACTTATCCAGTACTGAATTTCTCTTTCACATCAAGTTAATTACAAAGGTGATCATGATGAGATGAAAGAAAGGATAAAGGTTGAGTTGATACAagaatgatttttatttgttagtGTGTACAAATTTATCTGTTTCCCTGTTACCTTCTGATATTTCAGACACAGGGTCATTGCTTAATAATCTTGGTTCATCacctcccagcccagctctattatttgttcatttatcTTAAACCTGCTTACTGCTGTGCCTTGCAGACTCACAGCCATCACAAGAAGGATACCTTGCTACAGTGAGTCCTGCAGACCCTGTGGGGTGACCTGTCCTCAGCCAATTGCCGAGAGCTACAATGAGCCATGTGTGCAGCAATGCCCTAACTCCAGAGTAGTGATCTTCCCCCCGCCAGCTGTGGTGACAGTCCCAGGCCCCATACTCAGCTCTTTTCCTCAGGAGAGCATTGTGGGATCATCAGGCCTGGCCTGGTTGGGGAGTTCCTTTAGTTCTCGAAGCTCCTGGGGCTATGGGGGCTCCTTGGGCTTGGGGAGCTACGGGGGTTACGGGAGCTCCCTGGGCTTGGGGGGTTCCTCTGGCTATGGGGGCTCCCAGGGTTATGGGAGCCCCTTTGGCTTGGGAGGCTATGGAGGCTACGGGCGCTCACTTGGGTATGGCCGTTCCCTAGGTTATGGAGATGATATGGGCTATGGGGGCTCCCTGGGCTGTGGGGGTCAACATGGGTCCAGTGGCTTTGGCAATTTTGGGAGGTCCTACAGCTCTGGCTTCTCCTCCTGTGGCATGGGATATTACCTCCCTGGTGCCCAGAGGTGGGGCAGGTCCCGCCGCAGGAGCTGCGGGGCTTTCTAAAGCCCCCAGGATGGCACCCAGAACCAGCAACAGCCCTGAAGCAAGGACCATGGCATGAGGACACGGAGCAAGAGCCATGGGGACCATCAGCATGCATCAGCTGCCCTGGCATGGAGCCAGGAGGAGGCTGTGTGTGCCCAGCAGCCCACTACCCTCTGCCATAGTGTGCCCCGGCTGCATGGCTGAGCCTCAGCAtcccctgcatcccccccaTCACCTCAGCTGTCCCCTGGGTCCTGAGCAGGGCACTGGTACCAGAGCGTGATACCTGCATCACGCATTTCCCCTTGTATTGCCttgattttctgtatttggcTGCTATACTTCTCTTTCACATTAAACCCCCTGGTGTTGCACAAGAGCCTCTCTGGTTGTCATTTGTCCTTTAGCCTCCTCTTGGAACAATATTCACTCCTGTGCAGGGAATATGTGCCTGGAGTGCCTTAGCAGTCCAAGTGTCGTGACAAAAAATGAACTTTGTTTCAGTCCTTCCTGCAGTTCTTaagtgtttctgtttatttttttttctttttgcaggaCTTTATTCAATGGGTAAGCCACAGAAGTTTTCTATCAGTACAAAGTGATCTAAAAATGGcttgaaaatagttttctgtaTTCATACTATTATGTTGAAACATGTTCCATGCAcagatttgctttcagtttaattctacaactaaattaaaaaatttaaataccatattatgagaaaatgaaaattttccagTGATGAGGAGGAGGTTCCTTTCTGAGCAGGAAATATTTCGAGGGATTTGAAATTGATTCCTGGTTCTCATTGACCTGTTTTGtacattttcctttgaaggGGTGGTTTCCTGAGCCATTGTTCATAGATGCCATGATGGGATGTAAAGGTTGAATTGAGCATTTTGCTCAGATGAGTTCACGGACTCTACTCTCCTTGGCAGAAGAGCTCAAttaaattatgaagaaaatgtgggtttttttcttagctctAAATACTCTTCTTACCATAAAAGAACAGTAGCCAAGGGAACAAGGGGAAAGCCCCATGAAAGATAGGAGTAGaattttgtcctggtttcagctgggatagagttgattgtcttcctagtagctggtgcagtgctatgttttgagttcagtatgagaagaatgttgataacactgatgttttcagttgttgctaagtaatgtttagtctaaagtcaaggatttttcagcttctcatgcccaaccagtgagaaggctggaagggcacaagaagttggaacGGGACACAGACAGGGCGGCTGActcaaactggccaacggggtattccataccatgtgacgtcacatctagtatagaagctgggggggggtgggggatcgccgctcggggattaACCTGGcatcgatcggcgggtggtgagcaattgaactgtgcatcatttgtatattccaatacttttattattactggtgtcattttattagtgttatcattattagtttcttcttttccgttctattaaaccattcttatctcaacccacgagttttacttcttttcctgattttctcccccatcctacttggcgggggagtgagtgagcggctgcgtggtgcttagctgctggctggggttaaaccatgacagatttctgcagtgtttaTGAACTGCTTTGTCTGCCAGTGATGGGGATAGAAACCTGATACCAAAAGCTGCACTTCACAATCTGTAAGACTGTTAACAGTCACACTTAAAGTTAAGCCACACTTAAATGCAGTGGGGGGAAGCAGAAATCTGATTGTTTTATACAGCAGAACTTTAATAAGAATGAAAGATAGAGGAAAACAACACAAACCTTTCCTTCATTGACAGAGATTAAAATCTCCACATTTCTTAAATTAGTCCATGACAAATATCTTCAACCCGCATAAAGCGAGAATTAAGACAGGAAGAATGTAGATGATTAATCCAAAGAAACAGTAGATTAAAACTTTCAGGATATAAACGAGGGATGCTCCTGCTAAATTTAGCATGGCCCACAGCTGCTGTGGAGGAACTGGCTGTACTGGCGTGAGGAGTATGGGCTGCAGTACCTGCTGCTGAGCACGAAAAAGGCTGAAATCCCATAGCCAAGAGAGGCCCTGGAGTCATACAGGTAACTGAAGGGGTTACCCAATTCAAGGTATTTCCTAGAAGCAAAAGAGCAGCGGGACCTGGCGGAGCTGCTGCCGCTCCCGGGCTAAGAAGACCAGGCAAGGGAGCACTGCCAGCGCCTGTCCTGCCTTCTGccctttccccagctcctgcaaGGCCCACCAAAAGGctctctctcccctgcctgctgcctgcatccTCCCTCTCCCAACACCACCCACCCTCCCCTTGCCCAGGCATCCGAGGACCAGTATTTGCCCTCCCACAGCTGCCGGGAACCCACCCACAGGGTCTTCCCAGCATGGGAcgtggagggagggagacatGACTCGAATGCAGGAAACCTTTATTGTgcccagaggagcaggagagacTGTCAGAGAGACGGTGGGCAAGACCCAGAGAGGCCGGTTGCCACGTGTTGGGGGAAGCAGAGGGATCTTCTCCAGGGCATCGCTTCTCGCTCCAGATGCCCCCTTGGCGCGGCATCCCAGATCCCGAGGACTTGGCCCGTCAGCCTCGCAGGGCCTTTCGGGTCCACCTCCTGCCCCATGCGACAGCTGGGACGAGacgggaggggaggagagcagagggcaggaggagagggcagggaaggacTGAGGGTGGGTGGCACTGCTGGCTGCCCAGgcgctggctggggctggcgaTGCTCAGCTCTCCTCAGTGCCCTGTGCCcgccagctcagccctgcttgGGTGGTGGTGTTGGCGTTTGGGCTGGGGGCAGcgcctggggctgagctgggtcTAGCAGGGCCCACAGGTGTCCCACAGCTTCTTGCTGTAGCGGGGCAAGGCACAAGGGCTGCAGGCGGGAGAAGCGTAGGGTCTGCCAAAGGTGCAGAGGCCCCCCGAGCCCAGGGTGGCGCCGGCGCCGTAGAGGCCTCCCAGCCCCAGGTTGCCCCCAAAGGCGGGTGCTCCGGAGGAGCCCACCACGGcttgctgggggaaggagctgaggatggggccGGGGAAGGTGACGACGACGGGGGGCGGCTGGATGAAGGCCGTCGAGTCGGGGCACTGCCGGGCGCACAGCTCGTTGCAGCTCTCAGCGACGGGCTGGGGGACGGCGACGCCGGTTTTCGGTGGGCACAGGTCATAGCAAGACATCTTGTAGAGTTGGAGATGGGTTTGTTACAGACAGAGATGGAAAATACTAAAAACAAGGCAAAGGGCTTATGagatatatttcaaaatgctgataTGAGAGAAAGTACTATGATGTGTTATCCTGCTCTATAGCTTATGTTTCATGTGCAGCCTTGATCAACTTAACTAACACTAGCTGAGCACCTGGATCCAAAGTTTCTGACTGTATAAGACCACCCCACAAATCACCAGACCCTACAGATGGGTCTTTGTTTTGGACTCGCATGGATGTGTCTGACACTTCTTGCAAACACACACCCTGAAGAACAGCGTAGTAACCTCAGTGTCATTTACCACAGAGTTCCCCCAAGTGGGTAAAGCGCTCCAAATTAGATGTGGCTTTGCTTGAAATAAGAGAATTTATTTATGTCTCTCAGAATGCAGCTGAACACAGTTGAAAAGGTGGCCATCTATTGCATTTATcttaaattttataaaatatgaaaatcattATCTGAAGTAACAGTATTTTaatctgtgatttttaagtTTCTAAATGGCTAAGAacactcaaattattttctcatagTTTCTGCAGTCACACCCAGCCTCCCAAATCCTGCATTTACTCGTGCTTTTGCTAAGAGTAGTTACAGACAGAAAGTATCTAATGCTTCTCAAAATCTGAGCATACCTGTAGGAGTCTTCTACTCTGATTTAGGTTCTGATTAAGtaaatagaaagaaatcaaaaaatCATACTCACTAAGCTCAGCAAGGCGAATAAGCCGAAAGATGTGTCTGGATGAACTCAGGGCCTGGAGCTTATACAGAGTTTCTCAGCATTCCTAAGGGGTTGGAATCTCGCTTGGTGCTGGGGGTTGCATTTGGCTGCCAAACAGGAATTGTTTAACAGCTTTGAGTGATGAAAGTTTTGTGTTTATGATTTTATTCAAATTCTTGCACCGTGTGATGTCCATGTTACACCATCATGATTTCTTTAATCTTAGGTCTTAATTGGCTAGTGTAATTCCTGGTATCATTATAGTGACCTCACTGGAATTACCACGTGCATTAAGCTGACTCAGCATGATACTTCTTCCTTTACAAAGTTGTCATAAGCTTGTCTGCTCAGAGATTTTGTAAGACTCATCTTtggctgatttatttttccttaaaagccctttaacatttttccttaaCAGCCCTTTAAATTTGCCTGGTAAGTTAATTGGAGACAGAGTGTAGCTTATCCCAGCACTACCCAGgaatttgtcttttcctttcctaacaTAAATAGACCTCATTGATCTAAGATGGATTTCAAGTGGCCATGAATATCAGCTGAGATCATACAATACACATGACAATTCCCCAACAGCTTTCCATTGAGAGGAAGTCTTTTCAGTTGCAACTCAATcctacataaaaattattttgtttcactaGAAGAGTTCAAGTGGGAAttgaaattcagctttaaagAGGCCCATGGTTCTGCTGACAGTGATTTGAGCTAGGAAGTCAAAGAAATCACCATCAAGAAATGTATGAAGTCCCACCCCTGCCCATGATCCAGCAAAACAAGTacaattttgaggaaaaatcaaagcagcagaTAAAGGTATTTTTGTTAGATGTTGTGAGCGTTAACTCTTATCAGGTATGTTCTGGGGCTTCTTGAGAAAAAGGTACGTTATAATGATTTCACAAACATTCATTAGTTGGTGTTCAACCCAGCTAATGTTTGGTGTTGTGTTAATGTATGAAAATGTGTGAGTGATTTAGAAGCTTCAGTGTGACACAATCACATTTGCTTTAATGTACAGGAAACAAGGTGGTGCACACCATTACTTTAATTACATAATGATTTGTGCTATTGGAAGTCATGGGTCAATGTTAAGGttgctcttattttctttcattaaaaaaaaatcctttcaacaTTCTTGATCAAAATCTCTGTTAGTATGTCACATTTGCTATATATCAGGTGAAAATATGTAGTTATTTCAAACTATACTTTCTAGAAAAAATGCTACATACATTTGTGATTATTTTAccccttttctgtgctttttcagaGGACAGTCAGTATCTTTTATTCCAACTCTTAAGTTTTTACCCATGTCCAAGGCATTTTACAGACCCTTCTCTTTGTCATCCCTGAGAAGACCCCCAGAGCTGAAATATCTGGTCTTAATTCCTGCAACGCCTAAGCTGAATATTTCTTGTTGTGATACAGCTTTACCctgatcttttccttttctcttcagctgatAAAGGAATTGTGTTTAgatttctggtttgggttttttttctgacgTATTGTTGCAGTTTGGGAGGAGTTGTGGCTGGGAAGGTAAGTGGAAATAACAGCTGGCTAAAGTGACTGTTTCCCCAACAAAAACTGCCCTGCATTTattgcaggggaagaaaaaaaccactctcTAGGCATAGAAAGTGAATTACTGCAATCCACACCTCCCAGCTTGGGGGTGACTTCTTTACCTAGATTTATATTTTACCGCAAAGTCTGCAAGTCAAAGCAAGTTGTGCATCATTACTCGGTCTCAGGACAACAAACCCTCTCCACATCAAAGGCCTCTGTTTCCTCTCTCCACTTGGTAGCattactttgtatttaataacATTGTGATTTAAATGCTCTCCAAATTACAAAATGTCTTTGGGGGGTTCCCgtgggaaaaaaagtgcttattGCAGATTTTCTCAAGCAGCTCAGGAGCAAAGGGTATCAAAGCACCGTAGAAACACTGACTAATGATTTATGCATGCTGTTTTGTTGTTACAATGTGACTTACATGTCCCAATGGTGAATAATAACATCAGTCTAAACAGGGAGACACTGTCAGTCATATCACTACCCTAATCAGGTGGTTGTTCATAGCCGCTGGGGCTGGCCAGCTCTGTCCCTGCCCTACTTTCCCTTCTGTGTCATCCAGAGTAGTCTGCTCCTTTCACAGAGTGTCTACCACTGTCTTCAGCAGGAACCTGGTGGACTGTGATAAAAACCTCCTGTTCTTTCCAGTGTCTCTCTAGAAATTTAAGCAACCAGAAAGGGTGAAGTTGAAAAGCTGGATGTTAAAGACAGGAGATTAAGAGAGCTGAAAAGTggtattttccaaattaatcataatttctgcattttaaatgagagACAGGAGTATGTCACTGATTTGAAGATATATTAGTGTCTCAAAGTACCTCTTAAAACTAAGGAAGTGTGACAAAATTGACCATAGGACAGAatttagaatatattttcatgGAAGATAAAGAAAGTGAAAGTTTTATACCATAACAGTAACAGCATCAACCAGAGAAAATCtgttatgtattttaaaaatgtattgataaTCATATGCTAATGAATATCAaataagcagaagaaacaagaaaaaaacttatGGGAGATAGGTGCAGGAGaaaatttctgaagttaaataaaaaacttaacagaaaggaaatatgtACAGGATGGAAAGAAccatttttaatctttcaatCTGTTGCTTTCTCTACTAATTGGCcatgaatgaaaaatacagctcaAAATAATCAATAATAGAAAAAAGATAATAAGAAGAAATGTACTATATCATTGGAAgtaaacagagaaaatggaCCATGCCAGTGGAGTACAACACCATCTGTATTATGAATAGGAATAAAGTCAGGTGAACACTCAACAAAgtttagaacaaaaaaaggtttgaaaacCACTACAGGTTTCGTGCATAAAAGATTTATTGGGAAAAACAAGTTGAATAAATCAGacgataaaaaaaaaaggtaagtggaagaaaaagaaatgaaaaatgaagctaaatATTTCTGATCAGAGTAGTCAAGATAGATAAACCTTAAACAACAACTAAATGAATACAATACTTTACATGAGGATCACAAAATAAACACTAAAGATAATAAGAGTGAAAGAACCCTGACAATAAAAAGCATACAAAACAGCACGTAAGGGAAGAGGCCTGTGAaactggagagaaaatagaagattaagaacagcaaaacaaaaagaatttgagaaaatattaaagGCTGCAACATTTAGGATGACTAGATTCTTCTAAGCTTCTCCAATTCTGACAGATATGAAGGCTCTGGGGCTGGGTCTAGCAGGGCCCACAGGTGTCCCACAGCTTCTTGCTGTAGCGGGGCAAGGCACAAGGGCTGCAGGCGGGAGAAGCGTAGGGTCTGCCAAAGGTGCAGAGGCCCCCCGAGCCCAGGGTGGCGCCGGCGCCGTAGAGGCCTCCCAGCCCCAGGTTGCCCCCAAAGGCGGGTGCTCCGGAGGAGCCCACCACGGcttgctgggggaaggagctgaggatggggccGGGGAAGGTGACGACGACGGGGGGCGGCTGGATGAAGGCCGTCGAGTCGGGGCACTGCCGGGCGCACAGCTCGTTGCAGCTCTCAGCGACGGGCTGGGGGACGGCGACGCCGGTTTTCGGTGGGCACAGGTCGTAGCAAGACATCTTTGCGCGAGAGAGCTGAGCCTGAAACACACGGGACCCAAGGACAGGCGTCATGAGCGAGGAGGAGATCCCGTGGCCGAGCAGTGCCCTGttcccagggctgccctggAGCTGGAGGGGCCAGAGCCGCCACCTTGCCCGCACTGCCTGCCGCTTGCTCTTTGCCCAGCCAGCCCCCCTCAGCGCCCTGCTCTCCGCACCCCTTGCCTTGCCCTCTCTGCACACAGAGGGCACGCAAGCCCTCCCCGAGAGCCTGCGCAAGGCCTGGCTCTGCGCGTCTGGGCCACGgggctccttcctcctccctccgccACTCCGCCCGCCCTGGCCCTCCAAGCCTGCTGCCAGCACGCCCATGGCCAGCAGTGCTCTCCTGGCCACGGAgtccccccgccagcccctgccagaggaggcagagagctgcaggCACCCACCTACCCTGTTCCTGAGCAGAGCGAGGCAGGAGCGGCGGATGCCAGCGCTTGCCGAGGGCAGCGCTTTTATGCCGGGCTGGCGAGTGCGGGGAGGAGCTGGCCGCGCTGGGGGCACGTGGCCCGCAGCGGCCGagcccctgcctcctccctgcgTGGCATGGGGCTGTTTTGCTGATGCTGTTTCCTCTCCAGCCCCAACCTGCTCTATCAGCCCCTGCAATTACCCCGCTTGGATGCTGGCCAGCTGCCACCTAATGGGCCGAATGAGCCCAGCTGTCTTTTCATTATCTCGGTGTGTAAGAGGGCATGCAGCGTGACAAAGGCTGGCTGCGAGCGCCCTGCGTGCCGTAGCGCTTGCCCAAGGGCTTGGTCTCGGGGCGGCCCCTTGCTTGCTTTGCAGAGCCACAGGGAAGACCAGGGTCCAGGTGCTGGCCAGGAAGGCGGCCTTGCAAAGGCCTCCCGCATGCCAGGGACCGCATGACGTACGCCGTGTGGCTATTATCCGCAGAGGCGCGAGGTTACGAAATGCCAAATCAAAGGCACTCCTCTCGGGCACTGCCTGCTCAGCACGATGCATCACTCAGCAGCCCAAAGGAGCCGGTCTCCATCCACCTGAAGGTGTTAGCCATCGACCTCTGCAACtctgggggagaaaaacccCTCGTGCTCTTCCCTGAGGTGCATGGTGCAAGGAGCACAGACCCCACCTGGGCCCACATGGCACAGGCTCGTGCcagccctcccccagcccctcgcaAGTGTCCCGGGAGCCCCATTGCTGGGGGACGGTGCTGGGCCGGGGCTGCccttggggtgctggggagatGGGAACTCTGCCTGGTGGCACGACCGCAGCAGCCCCCGGCTGGCTTGGCCCCGCTGGCGCTCGC
Coding sequences within:
- the LOC115345900 gene encoding claw keratin-like, producing MQTSSVILTAITRRIPCYSESCRPCGVTCPQPIAESYNEPCVQQCPNSRVVIFPPPAVVTVPGPILSSFPQESIVGSSGLAWLGSSFSSRSSWGYGGSLGLGSYGGYGSSLGLGGSSGYGGSQGYGSPFGLGGYGGYGRSLGYGRSLGYGDDMGYGGSLGCGGQHGSSGFGNFGRSYSSGFSSCGMGYYLPGAQRWGRSRRRSCGAF
- the LOC115346049 gene encoding scale keratin-like, whose translation is MSCYDLCPPKTGVAVPQPVAESCNELCARQCPDSTAFIQPPPVVVTFPGPILSSFPQQAVVGSSGAPAFGGNLGLGGLYGAGATLGSGGLCTFGRPYASPACSPCALPRYSKKLWDTCGPC
- the LOC115346068 gene encoding scale keratin-like encodes the protein MSCYDLCPPKTGVAVPQPVAESCNELCARQCPDSTAFIQPPPVVVTFPGPILSSFPQQAVVGSSGAPAFGGNLGLGGLYGAGATLGSGGLCTFGRPYASPACSPCALPRYSKKLWDTCGPC